The following proteins are encoded in a genomic region of Alistipes shahii WAL 8301:
- a CDS encoding MerR family transcriptional regulator — translation MADKLFYSMGEVAEMFDVNTSLIRHWESQFSILRPKRNKKGNRLFSPEDVENLKMIYHLVKERGMTLEGAKKALRKAPSESGVDRDAELMERLQRIRALLVEVREDLKAGEGEIVTASDADMTDADASAAAAADTAAAAETPVRRRRAKAVVKIDEPSDDAAGKAAGDSSAQPAVKRNVRRPRRKKEEAETKELFAFYEQSLF, via the coding sequence ATGGCCGATAAACTTTTTTATTCGATGGGCGAGGTGGCCGAGATGTTCGACGTCAACACGTCGTTGATCCGCCACTGGGAGTCGCAGTTCAGCATTCTCCGCCCCAAGCGCAACAAGAAAGGCAACCGCCTCTTCTCGCCGGAGGACGTCGAGAACCTCAAGATGATCTACCACCTGGTCAAGGAGCGCGGCATGACGCTCGAAGGGGCCAAGAAGGCACTCCGGAAGGCGCCCTCCGAGAGCGGCGTGGATCGTGATGCCGAACTGATGGAGCGGTTGCAGCGTATCCGCGCCCTGCTGGTCGAGGTTCGCGAGGACCTGAAAGCCGGGGAGGGTGAGATCGTGACTGCTTCGGATGCCGACATGACCGATGCCGATGCCTCCGCTGCTGCCGCCGCTGATACCGCTGCCGCCGCCGAAACGCCCGTGCGCCGTCGCCGGGCCAAGGCCGTGGTGAAGATCGACGAACCGTCGGACGATGCCGCCGGGAAAGCCGCCGGGGATTCCTCGGCGCAGCCTGCCGTCAAACGCAACGTCCGCAGGCCCCGCCGCAAGAAGGAGGAGGCCGAAACCAAAGAGCTGTTCGCGTTTTACGAACAATCCTTATTTTGA